GTCGGGTGGCCACCACTCCGGTGGGCATCACCACTCCTGCGGGGGCGGCCATTCGTCGTGCGGCGGTGGGTCGTCCTGCGGCGGCGGGTCCTCGTGCGGGGGTGGTGGATGCGGGGGAGGCAACTGACGGGCGGCGGCCGTACTCCGTAAAGGGGTATCCGCGTCCTTGCACAGGAGCGCCCGCCGGGGCACGCACCCGGCGGGCGCCCGCATGCTCCGGCGCACGCCCTGGCCGCCGTTGCGTACGCCGTGTTGAACAGTTGAGCTGTGGAGCCCTCTGAGGGATGGAAACACCACGAAGTTGGGTAAAAACGCTGTGGTGGCGCCACTGTTCATGATTCCCTCTAAATCACCAACGCAGCCCCTCGGACGTCCTGCGGACACGTCCTGACCTTCCGACTGGGCTGACCGGGCCGATCCCCCCACAGTCGCCCGGGTGTGCCGGACCCCACTCCACCCTTTCTTTGCGTGCTTGCGGAGCCGATCCATGCTCACGACCCTGAACACCTCGTACACCGACACGCGCGCGGCCGACCTCGCCTGGGCCCTGGGGCGTGAGCCGCTTCCCGCACTGGCGACGCTCGACCTCGAACTGATCGGGACGAGATTGCAGTTGAGACTCCTGGGGGCATCCCACCAGGTCATCCTGGAAGAGGACCGGGGCACCTGTTCGGAGACGGTGGCGTGCATCCCGGGCAGCAGCACCCCGCTGCCGCTGGGCGTCGCCAAGCGGATCGACGACTGGGAGTACGAGTTCGCGGCGCGGGTGGAGGTCCTCTCCCCGGGCTCCTTCGCGGGCCGCGCCCAGGAGTTGCTGGACCTGGTTTCC
The sequence above is drawn from the Streptomyces sp. SLBN-31 genome and encodes:
- a CDS encoding DUF2617 family protein, which produces MLTTLNTSYTDTRAADLAWALGREPLPALATLDLELIGTRLQLRLLGASHQVILEEDRGTCSETVACIPGSSTPLPLGVAKRIDDWEYEFAARVEVLSPGSFAGRAQELLDLVSDHPHGLAGVFPGSPHAFTALLAQHHEGQVLWRTWHAYPQDGQLVATRTRVGVRAPVPAGDLSASGV